Within the Bacillus pumilus genome, the region AGTGATGACATCGAGGTCATGGTCAAGTGCTTGCAAAATATACGTGACATGGGTGTCATCCCTTCCTGCCACGATGACGATATCTGGCTTTGCTTCCTTCACCATTTGATCAAATGCCTCTTCATGAAAAAACGAGACGCCCCGCAGTGATGGAAAACGCTTCTGACAAAGTGTATACCGATGATGATCTATATCTAATAGTCCTGTAATCCTGTAATGCTCATTGAAATCCTCTGTGAGCGGTTTAATAAACATATTGAACGCACGATGACTGAGTCCGCAAACTACGACCCGTTTCACAGTCCCCACCCCTTTTTCTATCGATTTTCACGAAGCTGTTTCATGAGAGACAGCGCCTCTTTGGATTTGTCTGCATACACGGGAATAAAAGCGACCATATCTCGGTGTAATCGAAAGGTATAGCCGTTTAGCTTTTTCGTGCCTTTGTTAACTTGAACCGCATAATCGACCGTCTTCCCTGTCTTTTGATCCTCGGTCGTATATGGCCCTGCCGCTTGATCATCTATGCCCATCTCTTCAAGCAATTGAAAACTTTCAGGATCATCATACGTTCGAAACATCTCTTCCGGGACAAGCATGATGTCCCCCTCTTTTGCAGTAATTTCCACAAGAAGTTTTTCAGGAATCGCTGGAAAGATGTGGACGCTATACGTTTCTTGTTCCGTTTGAAAAGCCTTCTCGACTAATTGATCCTTCATCCCCTTGGACATGTCAGAAAAAATCAGAACATCGATACCGTTTGTATTCCCATGACAGGCTGACAAACAAAAGACGGCGATGAAGCTGAAGAGCCATGCCGCAGCCTTTTTTTTCCTCTTCATGCTTTTTGAAAAACAGACAGCTTCTCTAGCTCAGTTAATGCCATAATAAAAGCGCCTGCCCCGTGCAAATCATTTGTGCTTCTCTCTCTACCGACGTAGTAATCATAAAACCCAGCAGATGTTCCGATACATATATCATTGATGGTAAAATCACCGGTTTCTGTCTCAGCCGTCTTATGCTGAATTAAGCCTTGATATGCTTTCACCACATGATCTGTGTAGCTGAGGCTGACATATCCTTCGTTCATGGCTTTTGCCATGGCGTACATGAATAAACACGATCCAGAGCTTTCAAGCCAATTGTCGCTATGCGTCCCTTTATCAATGATTTGATGCCATAAACCTGTGTCTTGATCCTGGTACCTAGCTACACTTTCCAGCATGTCTATCAGCGTTTCCTTCCACATTTTTCTCCCTTCATGCTGCTCTGGCAGATCCTCGATCATGTCTGCTAATGCAAGGACATACCAGCCAAATGACCTTGCCCAAAACTCGGGCGAACAGCCTGTCTTTTGATCCGCCCATGGCATCACTTTTCGTTCGTCCCAAGCGTGATAATACAGACCGGTTTTTTCATCTTTTGTATGCTTTCTCATGAGATACTCTTGGTGGATCACCATATCCACCAATTCCTCTTCACCTTTCAGCTTTGCATACTTTAACGCAAAGGGTCCTCCCATGTAGAGACCATCCAGCCACATTTGATAAGCATAATTGTCTTTATGCCAAAATCCACCTTCAGACGTGCGATTCAATGTGCGATAAAGCCCGCGGAGCTTCTCTGCTGCCAGCACATACCGCTTCTCTCCTGTTCGTTCATAAAGAGGGAATAAAATGAGCCCTGCTTGGATCGCATCAAGCTCATCTCTCCGGAATAACAGGTTTCCATACTCATCAATGAGCGAATCTGCGTAGCTTTTCACATAATTGAAATACGTCTCGTTCCCCGTTGACTCATATAGCTTCATCACACCGCAAAGAAAAACGCCTTGATGATAATGCCATCTTCCAGCTGGAGGCAGCTCTATTGGTGTATGCGCTTTCATAATTGTTTGTGCTAATTTCTCTGCATGCTCAAGTGGTGATCCTTTTTCAGTCGATAATGTCATTCCTCTTCATCTCCCTTTTTAGTAAATACCTTCTTCCCCAAATTTCTTCGCTAAACGGTTCGCCAGCATAACCAAAATGAGTCCAACAGCTGCTTTAAATAGACCAACAGCGGTACTATAGCTAAATTGCCCTTGCTTAAGACCAGCTGTATAAACGTACGTATCAAAGATTTCTGCTACTTCTCGGTTCGTTGCATTGAGTAATAAGTAGACATGCTCAAAGCCAAGCTCTAATGTGTCACCAATTTTCAAAATTAGTAGAACGACAATCACACTTTTAATGGCAGGAAGCGTGATATGCCACATTTGTCTCAGTCTGCCGGCTCCATCCATTTTCGCTGCTTCATAGAGCTGCGGATCTACCGCTGTAATCGCCGCAAGGTAAATGATCGTCGACCAGCCTGCTTCTCGCCAGATCACTTGTAAAATGTACATCGGCCTGAACCATTCCTGACTAAGAAGGAAGTTAATCTTTTCCCCTCCAAAGAAAGCAATCAATTCATTGATTAATCCGCCATCTACTGTTAACAAAACAAAGGATAAGGACACGACAATCACCCATGACATGAAGTGAGGAATGTATATCATCGTCTGAACAAATTTCTTAAACAATGCCAATCTGACCTCGTTTAAAAGCAGGGCCAATAAGATTGGAATTGGAAAGAAAATCACGACATTCATGGCAAATAAAATCAGTGTATTTTTTAATAAGATGAAAAATGTTGGTTCTGTAAACAAGCGAATAAAGTGTTTGAAGCCAACCCACTCACTGCCAAGAATACCGAGAAACGGCTGGTAATCTTGAAAGGCAATGATCAGCCCCCACATCGGCACATATTTAAAGACAAGAAAATAAATGAGCCCTGGTAAAATCATGAGATACAAAAACTTTTGACTAAGCATTTGATTAAGTAAGCGCTTTCTATTTTCTTTTTTCAAAGCTGCCGCAGGCACACCCTTGGCAGTGACATCCTCTGTTTTCATAGATAAAGCCTCCCCTCATGCTGATGCATGTGTTAACTGTATCTTAAGGATGAAAAATCCGTCTACAATCATATCATCAGATCATATTTACTTAGGGGAGGCTACTCAAAACGTTATATAAAACATGAGAAAATGATCCTAATCTCAGAAAATGATTATTGACAAACCTACCAAATTTTTGGATTAATAAATAAAGAGGAAAAGATTGTTCCGTTTGAAATGGGGGGTTTTATGAAAAGAAGGCAATATAAGTTTTATTACAAGCTCGTCACGTTTTTTTTCATGCTTAGTACGATTCCTGTCATCATTGTCGGTATTTTTTCTTATCAGCATTCACAAAAAACAGCACTCGAAAATATCTCAAATGAAAAGCTGGACAGCGTGAAACAAACGCAATCTAATATTGAGCATATTTTAAAGACTGTTGATCATTCTCTCACTCACTATGTCAGTTCGCCGCCTCTCCTTCAAACACTGGCAGAACCTTTAAATCCAGACCAATTCCAGCTTTATAATCAAGTACAACAGGAACTAAACTACTTGCAAACCTTTGACACCGATCTTTCCAATATTACACTCGTCAGTAAAATGGAAGACTGGTATATGAACAATTCAGGGCTTTATCATGTCACAAGCGGAGACCAAGAAAAAGCGCTCACCTCTTACCTCAATATTCCAAGTCATTCTAGCTGGGTACTTGAAGAGAATAATCCACTTGTTGCGACAAAAGAAGGAAAGGCTTCCTTTTGCAAATACAATGTGAACTTAATCAAGCAACTTCCGATGAACAGTGTCCAGAAAAAAGGAATCGCTGTCGCCAGCATTCCGAGCTGTACGCTTGCTAACAATATGCCTGACTTCTCTCAATCTGACAGTATGTTTGTCATTGATACGAATGGAAAAGTGCTGTTACATAACCGCAAAAAACAAATTGGTGAATCCTTGAAAAATCAAGAGTTCGTCAAGCATGTCCTATCAAGTGAAAAACGATCAGGTCAATTTAACATGAAGATCGAGGAACTAAACTATCAAATTACGTTTCAAAAATCAGACTATAACGAATGGACGTACCTCTCCTTTGTTTCCATACCAGAACTAAAGGCACAAACGAAATCAATAGGATGGATCACCTTTATTATCTGTTTTATTTTGTTAGCGCTTTCATTACTATTTTCATGGTTTGGCTCCAGACATTTTTATAAACCCATCCGCTTGTTATACGAGTCCTTTGCACGTAATGAATCCTTTTTGCAAAAGCAGCCTTTTCAAAATGAATTTGAGTTGATTGAGTCGAGTATTAAACAAATGAAGGATCAAAACAATGATTTAGAGGAACGGATTGAGCAGCAAGTCACGCACCTCCAGCAATACTTTATGGTACGGCTATTGCTCGGAAAGCTGACAGAAGAAGAGATTAACAATCGGTTCCAAAGTTTAGGATTCCCTCAGGGCTGGTCTCACTTATCCATGCTTGTGATCCAAATCGATACACTAAAAGGAACACCTTATGAAAAAAAGGATGCTGACTTACTTTTATTTGCGATCAATGGACTGGTTGAGCAGATTATTCCACAAGGAGAGCATCTTCAGCCAACAGTTGTCAATCAGCATCAAACGACGATTATCCTAAATCACTCAAAGTCAGATGAAGAATTTACTGAATATTTAAACCAATTAGCAGAAACCATTCAGCTGCGTATCGAGGAAGAGCTTGGTTTATCGATCAGCATCGGAATCAGCCGCCAGTTTCAGGAGCTCACTATGGCAAAACAGGCTTACATTGAAGGAAAAGAGGCCTTAAAATACAGGCTCAAAGCAGAGAAAAAATCCATTATCTTATATGAACATATCCAGCAAGGAAAAACGTTTAAAACCCATTTTCCAAAGCAGTTGCAGCATGATTTATTTGATGCAATAAAAGCAGGTGATCAAGGCAAGGCAGATCACTATTTACATGTGCTCCTTCAATCCATTTTCTCTAAAAATGCGGGACCGCATGAGTATCATATCGCCCTCGCCCGTTTTTTAAACAATTTGATTGAGCTGATGCATTTGCTTGGCATTGAATTGTTTGAGGTTGAAGACAATAAAATGCTGTATGATACAATTTTTGAATTTAAAACGTTTGAAGATACCGAAACATGGCTGAAACATGAGATCATTCGGCCGATTATTGACCAGCTAGGTGCACGCGAGGAATCACAATACAAAAACATCTCAGAAAAGATCATTCATATCATCCATCAAGAATTCGATTCTGATCTCACATTGGATGAAATCGCCACACGCCTACATTACAATCCAAATTATTTAAGCAGTATCTTTAGAAAGGAAATGGATATCTCTTTTAGTGAATATCTCTCATCCTACAGACACCATGTCGCCAAAAACTGGCTCGTGGAGACCGATATGTCCGTCAAAGAAATTTCGGAAAAACTGAAATATAAAAACCCGCAAAACTTCATCCGTTCCTTCAAAAAACTTGAAGGCACGACCCCAGGCAAATACCGTGACCAGAAAAAAGGCATATAAGACAAAAAGTCCCGCTCTCAGAAAGCGGGACTTTTTTATTTAAACTGTTCATTTAAAATACTGTCTTCTAGTACCGAAAGCGGCTCTCCGTACACACGTTCAATATGAGCTGCTCCCCAATCACATAGCGCATTCAGAATTCTTTCGAGCGACTGACCGTATTCACTTAATTCATATTCCACTTTAGGCGGTACTTGCTCATACACAATCCGGTTAATCACTCCATCACTTTCAAGCTCTCTCAGCTGCTGTGTAAGCATTTTTTGTGTGATGTTTGGCATGAGCCGCTTCAATTCACTTGTGCGTTTTTTCCCATGTGTTAAATGACATAAAATCACGCACTTCCACTTTCCGCCAATGACCTCAAGGGTCGCTTCCACGGAGATATTATATTTTTTCTTTTCCATTAAATCCTCACTCCTCTATATACAAACAGGCACTTTTTAGTACCTATATTACAAAAAAGTACGTACTTTTTTTTTCGTCATCTATGTTAGATAATAACTCTTGCCGATCGGCTTCGTCTATCAAAATGTCATCACAAAAGGATGTGAACTGATTCATGAAGAAAAAACAAAACCACTTTGCCCTTCTCGCACTAGCTATTAGTGCTTTTGCTATAGGAACCACTGAGTTTATTAGTGTCGGTCTTTTGCCAATGATTTCAGAGGACTTTGGAGTGAGCGTCAGTCAGGCGGGCTGGACCGTCTCTTTATATGCTCTTGGTGTGACATTCGGCGCGCCTATGTTGACTTCTCTGACTTCAACGATGAAAAGAAAGACATTGCTTTTGCTCATTATGCTCGTCTTTTTGATTGGAAATACACTTGCCACGATAGCTCCGACCTTTTCAATACTATTAATCGGCCGGGTCATTTCAGCCTTATCCCATGGAATCTTTATGTCCATTGGCTCTACAATCGCTGCAAGCCTTGTAGTGAAAGAAAAACGGGCAAGCGCGATTGCCTTTATGTTCACCGGATTAACAGTTGCGACTGTGACGGGCGTACCATTCGGGACATTTCTTGGTCATGAGCTCGGATGGCGAACATCATTCGGTGTGATTGTCATCATTGGTCTAATCGCATTAATATCTAACTATTTCCTTGTTCCATCTCAATTAAAGCAAGGCGTAAAAACATCATTTAAGGATCAAGCTCTTTTATTAAAAACAAAAAGAATCCTGCTTCTATTTGTCATTACAGCAACAGGATACGGAGGAACATTTGTCGTCTTTACGTACTTATCCCCTCTCTTACAGCATGTGACAGGTCTTGCGCCAGGGGTGGTGGCATTGATTCTGCTTTTATACGGAATCGCGATAGCAGCCGGAAATATCATTGGCGGAAAGGTCGCTAATGAGAAGCCAATGAAAGCACTGATTTACATGTTTATCATCCAAAGCATCATTTTGTTTATCCTTAGCTTGACTGCTGGATTGACGGTGCTAGGCATTGCAACCGTCATGCTGATGGGACTGTTTGCTTTCATGAATGTACCTGGGCTGCAAGTCGCTGTCGTTGACTTTGCAGAAAGATACACCCCAGGAGCAGTCGACGTCGCTTCCGCTATGAATATCGCTGCCTTTAATGCTGGTATCGCCATCGGCTCATTTTTAGGCGGCATCGTGACAGATACTCTTGGGCTTGTGCATACAGGCTGGGTCGGCGGCATCATGGTCCTGATTGCTGCGATTCTCACGATGATTAGTTTTCGAATCGAACAACAAGAACAAAAATCAAACCATCTAAAGGAGCGTTCAATATGAATCATTTACAAAGTACAAAAACATTAAACAATGGAGTCCACATGCCAGGATTTGGTCTTGGTGTATTCAAGGTGGAAGATGGCGCAGAATTAATAGACGCCGTCAAAACAGCCATTCAATTAGGCTATCGCAGTATTGATACAGCGGCTATTTATGGCAATGAGGAAGGGGTCGGACGAGGCATACAGCTTGGTCTTGTAGAAACAGGACTTCGTCGCGAAGATCTTTTTGTGACATCAAAAGTGTGGAATGCCGATTTAGGATATGAATCCACGCTA harbors:
- a CDS encoding glycoside hydrolase family 88/105 protein; protein product: MTLSTEKGSPLEHAEKLAQTIMKAHTPIELPPAGRWHYHQGVFLCGVMKLYESTGNETYFNYVKSYADSLIDEYGNLLFRRDELDAIQAGLILFPLYERTGEKRYVLAAEKLRGLYRTLNRTSEGGFWHKDNYAYQMWLDGLYMGGPFALKYAKLKGEEELVDMVIHQEYLMRKHTKDEKTGLYYHAWDERKVMPWADQKTGCSPEFWARSFGWYVLALADMIEDLPEQHEGRKMWKETLIDMLESVARYQDQDTGLWHQIIDKGTHSDNWLESSGSCLFMYAMAKAMNEGYVSLSYTDHVVKAYQGLIQHKTAETETGDFTINDICIGTSAGFYDYYVGRERSTNDLHGAGAFIMALTELEKLSVFQKA
- a CDS encoding lipoprotein YteS, with the protein product MKRKKKAAAWLFSFIAVFCLSACHGNTNGIDVLIFSDMSKGMKDQLVEKAFQTEQETYSVHIFPAIPEKLLVEITAKEGDIMLVPEEMFRTYDDPESFQLLEEMGIDDQAAGPYTTEDQKTGKTVDYAVQVNKGTKKLNGYTFRLHRDMVAFIPVYADKSKEALSLMKQLRENR
- a CDS encoding MFS transporter, producing MKKKQNHFALLALAISAFAIGTTEFISVGLLPMISEDFGVSVSQAGWTVSLYALGVTFGAPMLTSLTSTMKRKTLLLLIMLVFLIGNTLATIAPTFSILLIGRVISALSHGIFMSIGSTIAASLVVKEKRASAIAFMFTGLTVATVTGVPFGTFLGHELGWRTSFGVIVIIGLIALISNYFLVPSQLKQGVKTSFKDQALLLKTKRILLLFVITATGYGGTFVVFTYLSPLLQHVTGLAPGVVALILLLYGIAIAAGNIIGGKVANEKPMKALIYMFIIQSIILFILSLTAGLTVLGIATVMLMGLFAFMNVPGLQVAVVDFAERYTPGAVDVASAMNIAAFNAGIAIGSFLGGIVTDTLGLVHTGWVGGIMVLIAAILTMISFRIEQQEQKSNHLKERSI
- a CDS encoding ABC transporter permease; translation: MKTEDVTAKGVPAAALKKENRKRLLNQMLSQKFLYLMILPGLIYFLVFKYVPMWGLIIAFQDYQPFLGILGSEWVGFKHFIRLFTEPTFFILLKNTLILFAMNVVIFFPIPILLALLLNEVRLALFKKFVQTMIYIPHFMSWVIVVSLSFVLLTVDGGLINELIAFFGGEKINFLLSQEWFRPMYILQVIWREAGWSTIIYLAAITAVDPQLYEAAKMDGAGRLRQMWHITLPAIKSVIVVLLILKIGDTLELGFEHVYLLLNATNREVAEIFDTYVYTAGLKQGQFSYSTAVGLFKAAVGLILVMLANRLAKKFGEEGIY
- a CDS encoding winged helix-turn-helix transcriptional regulator — protein: MEKKKYNISVEATLEVIGGKWKCVILCHLTHGKKRTSELKRLMPNITQKMLTQQLRELESDGVINRIVYEQVPPKVEYELSEYGQSLERILNALCDWGAAHIERVYGEPLSVLEDSILNEQFK
- a CDS encoding helix-turn-helix domain-containing protein → MKRRQYKFYYKLVTFFFMLSTIPVIIVGIFSYQHSQKTALENISNEKLDSVKQTQSNIEHILKTVDHSLTHYVSSPPLLQTLAEPLNPDQFQLYNQVQQELNYLQTFDTDLSNITLVSKMEDWYMNNSGLYHVTSGDQEKALTSYLNIPSHSSWVLEENNPLVATKEGKASFCKYNVNLIKQLPMNSVQKKGIAVASIPSCTLANNMPDFSQSDSMFVIDTNGKVLLHNRKKQIGESLKNQEFVKHVLSSEKRSGQFNMKIEELNYQITFQKSDYNEWTYLSFVSIPELKAQTKSIGWITFIICFILLALSLLFSWFGSRHFYKPIRLLYESFARNESFLQKQPFQNEFELIESSIKQMKDQNNDLEERIEQQVTHLQQYFMVRLLLGKLTEEEINNRFQSLGFPQGWSHLSMLVIQIDTLKGTPYEKKDADLLLFAINGLVEQIIPQGEHLQPTVVNQHQTTIILNHSKSDEEFTEYLNQLAETIQLRIEEELGLSISIGISRQFQELTMAKQAYIEGKEALKYRLKAEKKSIILYEHIQQGKTFKTHFPKQLQHDLFDAIKAGDQGKADHYLHVLLQSIFSKNAGPHEYHIALARFLNNLIELMHLLGIELFEVEDNKMLYDTIFEFKTFEDTETWLKHEIIRPIIDQLGAREESQYKNISEKIIHIIHQEFDSDLTLDEIATRLHYNPNYLSSIFRKEMDISFSEYLSSYRHHVAKNWLVETDMSVKEISEKLKYKNPQNFIRSFKKLEGTTPGKYRDQKKGI